One genomic window of Candidatus Nealsonbacteria bacterium includes the following:
- the recO gene encoding DNA repair protein RecO: protein IQGKAHKTLTDAVLIDNFQNIRGDLARLKIACQIVETLDNLVIREEKDDQIWQLLDEIFHKLNNCSFFTAHCSLLYYYFFWNLISILGYQPELYLCLVCQKRIIPEKNYFDFEQGGTICKNCADNFLKQSQSRGDAKMTQEISLNVIKILRIFLNKDLLLIKKLKIERKDRELLTKISRYSFLLLSRAL, encoded by the coding sequence ATTCAAGGAAAAGCGCATAAAACTTTAACCGACGCTGTTTTAATTGATAACTTCCAAAATATCAGGGGAGACCTGGCAAGATTAAAGATCGCGTGTCAAATTGTTGAAACTCTTGATAATTTAGTTATTAGAGAAGAGAAAGATGATCAAATTTGGCAATTATTAGACGAGATTTTCCATAAATTAAATAATTGTTCATTCTTCACTGCCCATTGTTCATTGTTATATTATTATTTTTTTTGGAACCTTATTTCTATTTTAGGATACCAACCAGAGCTTTATCTTTGTTTAGTTTGTCAAAAAAGAATAATTCCGGAAAAAAATTATTTTGACTTTGAACAGGGAGGAACAATATGTAAAAATTGCGCTGATAATTTTTTGAAACAATCGCAGTCGCGAGGAGACGCAAAAATGACACAGGAAATTTCTTTGAATGTTATTAAAATTTTAAGAATTTTTCTAAACAAGGACTTACTTTTGATAAAAAAACTCAAAATTGAACGCAAAGACCGGGAATTGCTTACCAAAATCTCTCGTTATTCTTTTCTTCTTCTTTCCCGCGCCCTTTGA